The following proteins are encoded in a genomic region of Iodidimonas sp. SYSU 1G8:
- a CDS encoding thioesterase family protein, with the protein MKTYYEGPVVEAEIDNLGHMNVRVYARKAAQATFNLAAAVGLTPGRVSAEGAVVQIMDGHIRFYREQLEGAPLQIRGGVRWIGDERIGIYLEMLNADSGDVAATFNNAFGLFDAESRSPKRLPQEALDAARSLIVDWPERGQPRSLPLDDVTPPTLAGMEDNTSFVRFDGYTVSPEEADSHGYMDISDAKSIALARLPIKFKAQHRGYQPEDGRRIAIATIESRQVMFSVPRLGDPVITRTKHVDVGRKSVTFEHWSFNETTGAPISVLKQLGLGFDLEARRTAEFPEAMRASLAGNGRPDLADDR; encoded by the coding sequence ATGAAGACCTATTATGAAGGCCCCGTCGTCGAGGCCGAGATCGATAATCTTGGCCATATGAATGTCAGGGTCTATGCGCGCAAGGCCGCGCAGGCCACCTTCAACCTGGCCGCCGCGGTCGGCCTGACGCCCGGGCGGGTTTCGGCCGAGGGCGCCGTCGTCCAGATCATGGACGGGCACATCCGCTTCTATCGGGAGCAGCTCGAGGGCGCGCCGTTGCAGATCCGGGGCGGCGTGCGCTGGATCGGCGACGAGCGGATCGGCATTTATCTCGAGATGCTCAATGCCGACAGCGGCGATGTCGCGGCGACGTTCAACAACGCGTTCGGCCTGTTCGATGCGGAAAGCCGGAGCCCGAAGCGGCTGCCGCAGGAGGCGCTGGACGCGGCGCGGAGCCTGATCGTCGACTGGCCGGAGCGGGGCCAGCCGCGCAGCCTGCCGCTGGACGACGTCACGCCGCCGACCCTGGCCGGCATGGAGGACAATACCTCGTTCGTGCGGTTCGACGGCTATACCGTGTCGCCAGAGGAAGCGGACAGCCACGGCTACATGGATATCTCGGACGCCAAGTCCATCGCGCTGGCGCGCCTGCCGATCAAGTTCAAGGCGCAGCACCGGGGCTATCAGCCCGAAGATGGCCGGCGGATCGCCATCGCCACCATCGAGAGCCGTCAGGTGATGTTCTCGGTGCCGCGCCTGGGCGATCCGGTCATCACCCGCACGAAACACGTGGATGTGGGCCGCAAGAGCGTGACGTTCGAGCACTGGAGCTTCAACGAGACGACCGGCGCGCCGATCAGCGTGCTCAAGCAACTGGGCCTCGGCTTCGATCTGGAAGCGCGCCGTACGGCCGAATTTCCCGAGGCGATGCGGGCCTCGCTGGCGGGGAATGGACGGCCTGACCTCGCCGACGACCGGTAA
- a CDS encoding glycosyltransferase, with product MNRLANETLTPLPRVAVMQTTARRDYAVAKAFHEQGALAAMATDLIVPHWARPAARGALQRYLVGLPREKVIGAPVSGLAYRAAMRMTRPFTAWPHIWAARRVAEMAARRLAASAPDVVYGLDTGALELFRQFATISPRPKLVLEQCVAPRASQLLMVDRLAAFMPADLVRHRKANIERLKVREEEEWRLADLVLAPSSYVSEELVAAGCPESKIRLVPYGYSPRKDAPPRVARHRTEPLRGLFVGGVDYRKGVHDLAAVAGRFAGRAQIDVFGKVMVEDKVAAEWGRTVSLKGPQPFSAVQQAYLDADFLVLPSYLEGSAMVVYEAMSFGLPCIVTRETGSVITHGHDGFLFEAGDQDGLAAVFRGILDDPESLDPISRNAEATARQVSAEQYGARLLAAVMS from the coding sequence ATGAATCGCCTTGCCAATGAAACACTTACGCCGTTGCCACGTGTCGCCGTGATGCAGACCACGGCCCGCCGGGATTACGCCGTGGCCAAGGCGTTTCACGAGCAGGGGGCGCTCGCGGCGATGGCGACGGATCTGATCGTGCCGCACTGGGCGCGGCCGGCGGCGAGGGGGGCGCTGCAGCGCTATCTCGTTGGTTTGCCGAGGGAAAAAGTGATCGGCGCGCCGGTCAGCGGGCTGGCGTATCGCGCGGCCATGCGGATGACGCGGCCGTTCACGGCCTGGCCGCATATCTGGGCCGCCAGGCGCGTGGCCGAGATGGCCGCACGGCGCCTCGCCGCCTCGGCGCCGGATGTCGTCTATGGTCTCGACACCGGAGCGCTCGAGCTTTTCCGTCAGTTCGCCACAATTTCGCCGCGTCCCAAGCTGGTTCTGGAGCAGTGCGTGGCGCCGCGCGCCAGCCAGCTCCTCATGGTCGACAGGCTCGCCGCCTTCATGCCGGCGGATCTCGTTCGCCACCGCAAGGCCAACATCGAGCGGCTCAAGGTGCGCGAGGAGGAGGAGTGGCGTCTCGCCGATCTGGTCCTCGCGCCGTCGTCCTATGTGTCGGAGGAACTGGTCGCGGCCGGGTGTCCGGAGAGCAAGATCAGGCTGGTGCCGTACGGCTATTCGCCGCGCAAGGACGCGCCGCCGCGCGTCGCCCGTCACCGGACGGAACCGCTGCGCGGCCTGTTTGTCGGCGGCGTCGATTATCGCAAGGGCGTGCATGATCTGGCCGCCGTCGCGGGCCGCTTCGCCGGGCGCGCCCAGATCGATGTTTTCGGCAAGGTCATGGTGGAGGACAAGGTCGCCGCCGAGTGGGGCAGGACCGTTTCGCTCAAGGGCCCGCAGCCGTTCAGTGCCGTGCAGCAGGCCTATCTCGATGCGGATTTCCTGGTGCTGCCATCCTATCTCGAGGGCTCGGCGATGGTCGTCTACGAGGCGATGAGCTTCGGCCTGCCCTGCATCGTCACGCGCGAGACCGGGTCGGTGATCACCCATGGGCATGACGGCTTCCTTTTCGAGGCCGGCGATCAGGACGGCCTCGCGGCGGTGTTCAGGGGTATTCTCGATGATCCGGAGAGTCTCGATCCGATTTCCCGCAACGCCGAGGCGACGGCGCGGCAGGTGTCCGCCGAGCAGTATGGCGCGCGGCTGCTGGCGGCGGTGATGTCATGA
- a CDS encoding acyltransferase, whose protein sequence is MIVRVVSRVLDIAGYKLRWLYYTLTLFLWHRPVPWSTTIYGKIRRLHLPVRITLGKRCRLGDHVYLATSHTSDIVIGDDVNINLGCVLVAVERISIGSNTSIAEYVSIRDQAHRFEPGSGVRGQGFTSAPVEIGDNVWIGRGVFIGPGTVIGPNSIVGANAVVHGVFPPNALIVGAPAKVKKFIEASRDRKAG, encoded by the coding sequence ATGATCGTCCGGGTCGTCTCCCGGGTTCTGGATATCGCCGGCTACAAGCTGCGCTGGCTCTACTACACCCTGACCCTGTTTCTCTGGCACAGGCCCGTGCCATGGTCGACGACGATCTATGGCAAGATCCGCCGCCTGCACCTGCCGGTACGGATCACCCTGGGCAAGCGCTGCCGGCTGGGCGACCACGTCTATCTGGCGACCTCGCATACGTCCGACATCGTGATCGGCGATGACGTGAACATCAATCTGGGCTGCGTGCTGGTCGCGGTGGAGCGGATCAGCATCGGCAGCAACACCTCGATCGCCGAGTACGTCTCGATCCGCGACCAGGCGCACCGGTTCGAGCCGGGCAGCGGCGTGCGCGGGCAAGGCTTCACGTCCGCCCCGGTGGAGATCGGCGACAACGTCTGGATCGGGCGCGGCGTCTTCATCGGGCCGGGCACGGTGATCGGGCCGAATTCCATCGTCGGCGCCAATGCGGTGGTGCACGGCGTCTTCCCGCCGAACGCCCTGATCGTCGGCGCGCCGGCCAAGGTGAAGAAATTCATCGAGGCCTCGCGCGACAGGAAGGCAGGCTGA
- a CDS encoding MraY family glycosyltransferase: MDVTTLGVLAGTLVATATALWARPLGVRLGVIDKPDGGRKLHANPTPLVGGVGLYLALLAGLALTMAAFGEVSPAAGGVFVVATVFFLLGFMDDRQHINPWARLAVGIMGAAFAASWVPELRVHHLWFPDLGFTLPLSFAAVPFTVFCLLCLKHGSNLSDGLNGLFLGMCAIWLVLLAPFLTPRTAVMLLPVAGALAVLLFANLKGRLFTGDSGAYMMSSLVGFAAIEAYNQHQGGMPALYLAACFLIPVLDMGRVMAVRIARGTGAFTPGRDHLHHYLKDWTGGSNRAVAVYLSLCALPALHIYLGAPLVVVMALQMLAYLAVLGGNRGRVPVAKAPRIEPVRIEKQPSYSGGSFKHAPKPYQNRE; encoded by the coding sequence ATGGATGTTACGACACTGGGAGTCCTTGCCGGCACCCTGGTGGCGACAGCAACCGCGCTCTGGGCGAGACCGCTCGGCGTGCGCCTTGGCGTGATCGACAAGCCGGATGGCGGGCGCAAGCTGCACGCCAATCCGACCCCGCTCGTGGGCGGCGTCGGGCTTTATCTGGCGCTGCTCGCCGGGCTCGCCCTGACCATGGCCGCCTTTGGCGAGGTGAGCCCCGCCGCTGGCGGCGTCTTCGTCGTGGCGACCGTCTTCTTCCTGCTCGGCTTCATGGATGACCGCCAGCACATCAATCCCTGGGCGCGCCTCGCCGTCGGGATCATGGGCGCGGCCTTCGCGGCGTCCTGGGTGCCCGAGCTGCGCGTTCATCATCTGTGGTTTCCCGATCTCGGCTTCACCCTGCCGCTCAGCTTCGCCGCCGTCCCCTTCACCGTCTTCTGCCTGCTGTGCCTGAAGCACGGCTCCAACCTGTCGGACGGGCTGAACGGCCTGTTCCTCGGCATGTGCGCCATCTGGCTGGTGCTGCTGGCGCCGTTCCTGACGCCGCGAACCGCCGTCATGCTGCTGCCGGTCGCCGGCGCGCTCGCCGTGCTCCTCTTCGCCAATCTAAAGGGCCGCCTCTTCACCGGCGATTCCGGCGCCTACATGATGTCGTCCCTGGTCGGCTTCGCCGCCATTGAGGCCTACAACCAGCATCAGGGCGGCATGCCCGCGCTCTATCTCGCCGCCTGCTTCCTCATTCCCGTGCTCGATATGGGCCGGGTCATGGCCGTTCGGATCGCCCGCGGCACCGGCGCCTTCACCCCCGGCCGCGATCATCTTCACCACTACCTGAAGGACTGGACCGGCGGCTCGAACCGCGCCGTGGCCGTCTATCTCTCGCTGTGCGCCCTGCCCGCCCTGCACATCTATCTCGGCGCGCCGCTGGTCGTCGTCATGGCGCTGCAGATGCTGGCCTATCTGGCCGTGCTCGGCGGCAATCGCGGCCGCGTGCCGGTGGCGAAGGCGCCGCGCATCGAGCCCGTGCGCATCGAGAAGCAGCCCTCCTATTCCGGCGGCAGCTTCAAGCACGCGCCAAAGCCCTACCAGAACCGGGAATAG
- a CDS encoding heavy metal sensor histidine kinase, whose product MNPSIAVRLSLMFALAAVIVFSLVGLALQRVLSRDLEHHQVDELRTRMEVMDHMISRTATLEKWLRVHDKLDALTPGDNSARFWALSQDPRFEYGDTPGALRDDLDRRDGLGELQLNEDGYPLKTLTRTMPALGERPDVRIVVGIDSTRFHETQRAFLVALLVLSGLGVVIVAGLGYWIAKMGLGPLSRLSEEARQISPRNLSQRLVPASCPDELTNLVAGFNGALDRLEAAYKQLEAFNADVAHELRTPLTNMIGQTQVALSKERSAEQHRDVLQSNLEELDRLRTIVNDMLFLARADQGVTASDPVPTSLAAEVDKAADFLEFVLDDAGVTLRVEGDARAAIDPSLFGRAITNLLQNAVQHSEPGAGLVVRIDQDGAGARVAVANPGAPIEPEHLERLFDRFYRVEACRGNSGENHGLGLSIVKAVATMHNGTVFASSEGGINTVGFTVNVPAA is encoded by the coding sequence GTGAATCCATCCATCGCCGTCCGCCTCTCGCTGATGTTCGCGCTGGCGGCGGTGATCGTGTTTTCGCTCGTCGGCCTCGCCCTGCAGCGCGTGCTGTCGCGCGACCTGGAACACCATCAGGTGGACGAGTTGCGCACGCGGATGGAGGTCATGGATCACATGATCAGCCGCACCGCCACCCTGGAGAAATGGCTGCGCGTCCACGACAAGCTCGACGCGCTGACGCCGGGCGACAACAGCGCCCGCTTCTGGGCGCTGAGCCAGGATCCCCGCTTCGAATATGGCGACACGCCGGGCGCCCTGCGCGACGATCTGGACCGGCGCGATGGTCTCGGCGAATTGCAGCTGAATGAAGACGGCTACCCGCTGAAGACGCTGACCCGCACCATGCCGGCCTTGGGCGAGCGGCCCGACGTGCGGATCGTCGTCGGCATCGACTCGACGCGGTTTCACGAGACCCAGCGGGCGTTTCTCGTCGCGCTGCTCGTGTTGTCCGGGCTCGGTGTCGTCATCGTGGCCGGGCTCGGCTACTGGATCGCCAAGATGGGTCTCGGCCCGCTGAGCCGGCTGTCCGAGGAAGCCCGCCAGATCAGCCCGCGCAACCTGTCGCAGCGGCTGGTGCCGGCGAGCTGCCCGGACGAGCTGACCAATCTGGTCGCCGGCTTCAACGGTGCGCTGGACCGGCTGGAAGCGGCCTACAAACAACTGGAGGCGTTCAACGCCGACGTGGCGCACGAGCTGCGCACGCCGCTGACCAACATGATCGGCCAGACGCAGGTGGCGCTATCCAAGGAGCGCAGCGCCGAACAGCATCGCGACGTGCTCCAGTCCAACCTGGAAGAGCTGGACAGGCTGCGCACCATCGTCAACGACATGCTGTTCCTGGCCCGCGCCGATCAGGGCGTGACCGCGAGCGACCCCGTGCCCACGTCACTGGCCGCCGAGGTCGACAAAGCCGCCGACTTCCTCGAATTCGTGCTCGACGACGCGGGCGTGACCCTGCGCGTCGAGGGCGATGCGCGGGCCGCCATCGACCCGTCGCTGTTCGGCCGGGCGATCACCAACCTGCTGCAGAACGCCGTTCAGCACTCGGAGCCAGGCGCCGGCCTCGTCGTGCGCATCGATCAGGACGGCGCGGGCGCGCGGGTCGCCGTGGCCAATCCGGGCGCCCCCATCGAGCCGGAGCATCTGGAGCGCCTGTTCGACCGCTTCTACCGGGTCGAGGCCTGCCGGGGAAACAGCGGCGAGAATCACGGATTGGGGCTGTCCATCGTCAAGGCCGTGGCCACCATGCACAACGGCACCGTCTTCGCTTCGAGCGAGGGCGGCATCAACACGGTCGGATTTACGGTGAACGTGCCGGCGGCCTGA
- a CDS encoding VOC family protein has product MNDLSFQIPTNRINSRGLIRHPIRQYAWFVDDIDEACYKWNKFFGAGPFHVVRHHIGEGFTYRGQKIEADVSYAFGQAGPAHIQFVAQHDDTPSIYRDMYKKGENGFHHVGVLVPNVQEEVRRFQAAGYEVACELWGGDYVAYMDCRKDLGCFVELHGDAPVICQLFDGWQTQHEEWDGVTDLIRENKNNREGRQ; this is encoded by the coding sequence ATGAACGACCTGAGCTTCCAGATTCCGACGAACCGTATCAATTCACGCGGACTGATCCGCCACCCGATCCGCCAGTATGCGTGGTTCGTCGATGATATCGACGAGGCCTGCTACAAGTGGAACAAGTTCTTTGGCGCCGGTCCGTTCCATGTGGTGCGCCATCATATCGGTGAAGGCTTCACCTATCGTGGCCAGAAGATCGAGGCCGATGTCTCCTATGCCTTCGGTCAGGCCGGCCCCGCCCACATCCAGTTCGTCGCGCAGCATGACGACACGCCGTCGATCTACCGCGACATGTACAAGAAGGGCGAGAACGGCTTCCACCATGTGGGCGTGCTCGTGCCGAACGTGCAGGAAGAAGTCCGTCGTTTCCAGGCCGCCGGTTACGAAGTGGCCTGCGAGCTGTGGGGCGGCGACTACGTCGCCTACATGGATTGCCGCAAGGATCTGGGCTGCTTCGTCGAACTGCACGGCGACGCGCCGGTCATCTGCCAGCTGTTCGACGGCTGGCAGACCCAGCACGAGGAGTGGGACGGCGTGACCGACCTGATCCGCGAGAACAAGAACAACCGCGAAGGCCGCCAGTAA
- a CDS encoding acyltransferase, whose translation MTVTHIGKLVPLEGYRGIASLIVLLHHYFLAFSPMTTGYLEGLRTPGSLSGAYYFFMFNGNAAVSFFFVLSGFVLCWSYFNDGDQHRLVKSFVKRFPRLVFIVTVTTVLSYFLFHFGLYHFADAGLRSGSPWLASFGGAGWTPGFEPGFPAAFAQGVTTFFTGLSSYNANLWTMKPEFFGSMIVYMLAGFISIVLGRRYLLYSFVVLSISSLGYNPLIFPFVLGVFLSVRVAQGVRPLPLPVCLILIVFGLYLLGYVIPEEHYAWASPVPGSVAGTFRTALHALGSGLIIYATLSNERLFRSMTGRVFVMLGKISFPLYLVHTLVICSLSSATYVALSDEGWTAPAVLILVFVVTLAASVAASWPLSRLDDWWVAKVNKASRKLLTRPEAA comes from the coding sequence TTGACCGTAACTCATATCGGCAAGCTGGTTCCCCTTGAGGGGTACAGGGGGATCGCGTCCCTTATCGTACTGCTTCATCATTATTTTCTGGCGTTCTCACCCATGACGACCGGCTATCTGGAAGGGCTTCGGACACCCGGGAGCCTGTCTGGCGCCTATTATTTCTTCATGTTCAACGGGAATGCTGCCGTATCGTTCTTTTTCGTGCTTTCAGGCTTCGTCTTGTGCTGGTCCTATTTCAACGATGGCGACCAGCACCGGTTGGTGAAGTCGTTCGTCAAAAGATTTCCGCGCCTGGTCTTCATCGTGACGGTCACCACGGTGCTGAGTTATTTTCTGTTCCATTTCGGACTCTATCATTTCGCGGATGCCGGTCTGCGAAGCGGTAGTCCCTGGCTGGCGTCATTTGGGGGCGCGGGCTGGACACCCGGTTTCGAACCCGGTTTCCCGGCAGCCTTCGCGCAGGGCGTCACCACCTTCTTCACCGGTCTGTCCAGCTACAATGCCAATCTGTGGACCATGAAGCCCGAGTTCTTCGGCAGCATGATCGTCTATATGCTGGCCGGATTCATTTCCATCGTCCTCGGGCGCAGATATCTCCTTTATTCCTTCGTGGTCCTGTCCATATCGTCGCTGGGATACAATCCGCTCATATTCCCCTTCGTCCTGGGCGTGTTCCTGTCCGTCCGCGTGGCACAGGGTGTAAGGCCGCTGCCGCTCCCGGTCTGCCTGATCCTGATCGTGTTCGGGCTTTACCTGCTGGGGTATGTGATTCCCGAAGAGCACTATGCGTGGGCGTCTCCGGTGCCTGGGTCCGTCGCCGGAACCTTCAGGACGGCCCTTCATGCCCTCGGGTCAGGCCTGATCATCTATGCGACCCTGTCCAATGAACGCCTGTTCCGATCCATGACCGGCCGGGTTTTCGTCATGCTCGGAAAGATCAGCTTTCCCTTGTATCTGGTGCACACGCTCGTCATCTGCTCGCTGTCCAGCGCCACCTATGTCGCCCTGTCCGACGAGGGATGGACCGCGCCCGCCGTGCTGATACTCGTATTCGTCGTTACGTTGGCGGCCTCGGTCGCCGCATCCTGGCCGCTATCCCGACTGGATGATTGGTGGGTCGCTAAGGTCAACAAGGCTTCGCGCAAGCTCCTGACCCGGCCCGAAGCGGCATAG
- a CDS encoding glycosyltransferase family 4 protein: MTTPRVVFVNRFFHPDHSATAQILADLTFALARDGWDVAVVTSRAVYDDTAVELDRRETVEGVDIRRVWATRFGRKGLAGRAMDYLSFYPSAFWALLRTLRRGDIVVAKTDPPLISVIVSLAARLRGARHVNWLQDLYPEVAAELGIGALRGPLGKGLRGVRNVSLRGARANVAIGHRMAERLAGEGVAAAGIVVIPNWSDDEVIAPVARAQCVLRREWGLDDDMFVVGYSGNLGRAHEVETLLGAARLLKGDPRIKFLFIGGGHHSDGLAGRVAAEGLDNFLFRPYQPKSMLAQSLAVPDVHWLSLRPELEGLIVPSKFYGIAAAGRPVLSVTDPDGEIARLVRHHECGAVVAPGDDAGLAQAITTLAAAPERCREMGENARAMLVAHYTRRTSIGRWDDLLRKVPG; encoded by the coding sequence ATGACCACGCCGCGCGTCGTGTTCGTGAACCGCTTCTTCCATCCCGACCATTCGGCGACGGCGCAGATCCTCGCCGATCTGACATTCGCCCTGGCGCGGGACGGATGGGACGTGGCGGTGGTGACCAGCCGCGCGGTCTATGACGATACGGCGGTCGAGCTGGACCGGCGCGAGACCGTCGAGGGCGTCGACATCCGGCGGGTGTGGGCGACGCGCTTCGGGCGCAAGGGGCTGGCGGGCAGGGCCATGGACTATCTGTCCTTCTATCCCTCGGCCTTCTGGGCGCTGCTGCGGACCTTGCGCCGGGGCGACATCGTCGTGGCGAAGACCGATCCGCCGCTGATCTCCGTGATTGTGTCCCTGGCGGCCCGGTTGCGGGGCGCCCGTCATGTCAACTGGCTGCAGGACCTCTATCCCGAGGTGGCCGCCGAACTGGGCATCGGCGCGCTGCGCGGCCCGCTGGGCAAGGGCCTGCGCGGCGTCCGGAACGTGTCGCTGCGCGGCGCCCGCGCCAATGTGGCCATCGGGCACCGGATGGCCGAGCGGCTGGCCGGCGAGGGCGTCGCGGCGGCGGGGATCGTCGTCATCCCGAACTGGAGCGACGACGAGGTGATCGCCCCGGTCGCGCGGGCGCAGTGCGTGCTGCGCCGCGAATGGGGCCTGGACGACGACATGTTCGTTGTCGGCTATTCCGGTAATCTGGGACGGGCGCACGAGGTGGAAACCCTGCTGGGCGCGGCCCGGCTGCTGAAGGGCGATCCCAGGATCAAATTCCTGTTCATCGGCGGCGGGCACCATAGCGACGGCCTGGCGGGGCGGGTCGCCGCCGAAGGGCTCGACAATTTCCTGTTCCGGCCGTACCAGCCCAAGTCCATGCTGGCCCAGTCGCTGGCGGTGCCCGACGTGCACTGGCTCTCGCTGCGGCCGGAGCTGGAGGGGCTGATCGTGCCCAGCAAGTTCTATGGCATCGCCGCCGCCGGCCGACCGGTTCTGTCCGTGACCGATCCGGATGGCGAGATCGCGCGCCTGGTGCGGCATCATGAGTGCGGCGCGGTGGTCGCGCCGGGGGATGATGCGGGACTGGCGCAGGCCATCACCACGCTCGCCGCCGCGCCCGAGCGGTGCCGGGAGATGGGCGAGAATGCGCGGGCGATGCTGGTCGCCCACTACACGCGGCGGACCTCGATCGGCCGCTGGGATGACTTATTGCGGAAGGTGCCGGGTTGA
- a CDS encoding putative colanic acid biosynthesis acetyltransferase produces MRRPLTVQPAPGFRNKVGRVLWGTVYCLFYRPSPRPFHGWRRFLLRCFGARIGEGAMPYRGVIVWAPWNLVMGARSVMGDGVDCYSVASIELGEGAVVSQRAYLCSASHDYNDPGFPLVTAPIRIGANAWVAAEAFVGPGVTVEEGAVVGARAVANRDVAAWTVVGGNPAVPLRQRHWKEAAR; encoded by the coding sequence ATGCGGAGGCCGCTCACGGTCCAGCCGGCGCCGGGATTTCGCAACAAAGTGGGGCGCGTGCTATGGGGCACGGTGTACTGCCTGTTCTACCGGCCGTCGCCGCGCCCGTTCCATGGCTGGCGGCGCTTTCTCCTACGGTGTTTCGGCGCCCGTATCGGCGAGGGCGCCATGCCCTATCGCGGGGTGATCGTCTGGGCGCCGTGGAATCTGGTCATGGGCGCCCGCAGCGTGATGGGGGACGGGGTGGACTGCTACAGCGTCGCAAGCATCGAGCTGGGCGAGGGCGCCGTGGTCAGCCAGCGCGCGTATTTGTGCTCGGCCAGCCATGACTACAACGATCCCGGCTTTCCGCTGGTCACAGCGCCGATCCGGATCGGCGCAAATGCGTGGGTGGCGGCGGAGGCATTCGTCGGACCGGGCGTGACGGTCGAGGAAGGCGCGGTCGTCGGCGCGCGGGCCGTCGCCAATCGGGACGTCGCGGCCTGGACCGTGGTCGGCGGCAACCCGGCCGTTCCGCTGCGCCAGCGTCACTGGAAGGAGGCGGCAAGATGA
- a CDS encoding acyltransferase, producing MKRLAKRLVELGLFVTAPVLPWGLRRVLYTRLLGYRLHPSARIGIALVSVGACAMGERSRIGHFTLIRNMDRLEIAAGSKIGTFNWIFGMPTGNTRHFTHNTDRDSALVIGPESSLTSRHILDCTDRISIGAFTTIAGFRSQILTHSIDIQANRQSSRPVTIGDYCMLGSGCIVLKGARMPNGTVLAAGSVFRGAPNAEYQLMSGVPATAIRSMDPGDGYFQRTEGPVS from the coding sequence ATGAAGCGGCTTGCGAAACGGCTGGTGGAACTGGGCCTGTTCGTGACCGCGCCCGTGTTGCCCTGGGGGCTCAGGCGGGTGCTCTACACGCGGCTGCTGGGCTACCGGCTGCATCCCAGCGCGCGGATCGGCATCGCGCTGGTCAGCGTCGGGGCGTGCGCCATGGGCGAGCGCAGCCGGATCGGTCACTTCACGCTGATCCGCAACATGGACCGGCTGGAGATCGCCGCCGGCTCGAAGATCGGCACGTTCAACTGGATCTTCGGCATGCCGACGGGCAACACGCGCCATTTCACCCACAACACGGACCGGGATTCGGCGCTGGTGATCGGCCCGGAAAGCTCGCTGACGTCGCGCCATATCCTCGACTGCACCGACCGGATCTCCATCGGCGCGTTCACCACCATCGCCGGTTTCCGGTCGCAGATCCTGACCCATTCCATCGACATCCAGGCCAACCGGCAAAGTTCGCGGCCGGTGACGATCGGCGATTACTGCATGCTCGGCAGCGGCTGCATCGTGCTCAAGGGCGCGCGCATGCCCAATGGCACGGTGCTCGCCGCCGGTTCGGTGTTCCGCGGCGCGCCCAATGCGGAGTATCAGCTGATGTCAGGGGTACCCGCCACCGCCATCCGGTCCATGGACCCGGGCGACGGCTATTTCCAGCGCACCGAGGGACCCGTGTCCTGA